One part of the Methylobacterium terrae genome encodes these proteins:
- a CDS encoding SDR family NAD(P)-dependent oxidoreductase has translation MIPYRRALIVGAGAGISAALARLLAAEGLTVGLAARDAEKLADLAAETGAATFSADAADPAAVERLFLEADTRLGAPDVVIYNASARAPGPLASLDPEAVRRAVEVTAYGAFLVAREAARRMEPRGHGALLFTGATAGVKGFPLSAAFAMGKFALRGLAQSAARELGPKGIHVAHFVVDGAVRSARRPDPAERPDSTLTPEGVARAYLEVLRQPRDAWSFEVELRPWVERF, from the coding sequence ATGATCCCCTATCGCAGAGCCCTCATCGTCGGGGCGGGCGCCGGCATCAGCGCGGCGCTGGCCCGGCTGCTGGCCGCTGAGGGGCTGACGGTCGGCCTCGCCGCCCGCGACGCGGAGAAGCTCGCCGACCTCGCGGCCGAGACCGGGGCCGCGACGTTTTCGGCCGATGCCGCCGACCCCGCCGCCGTGGAACGGCTGTTCCTGGAGGCCGACACCCGCCTCGGCGCGCCCGACGTGGTGATCTACAACGCCAGCGCCCGGGCGCCCGGCCCGCTCGCCTCCCTCGACCCGGAGGCCGTGCGCCGGGCCGTCGAGGTCACCGCCTACGGCGCCTTCCTGGTCGCCCGAGAGGCGGCGCGGCGCATGGAGCCGCGCGGCCACGGGGCGCTCCTCTTCACCGGCGCCACCGCCGGCGTGAAGGGGTTCCCGCTCTCGGCCGCCTTCGCGATGGGCAAGTTCGCCCTGCGCGGCCTCGCCCAGAGCGCGGCGCGCGAGCTCGGGCCCAAGGGCATCCACGTCGCCCACTTCGTCGTCGACGGCGCCGTGCGCAGCGCGCGCCGGCCCGACCCGGCGGAGCGACCCGACAGCACGCTGACCCCGGAGGGCGTGGCGCGCGCCTATCTCGAGGTCCTGCGCCAGCCCCGCGACGCCTGGTCGTTCGAGGTCGAGCTGCGGCCGTGGGTGGAGCGGTTCTAG
- a CDS encoding ACT domain-containing protein, protein MDSHIVRERTAMIASMKPVLDAGPYFFCSTTDRAIISSCADKALMVFVESEGVPLILTSPDAEAHGFNTDLPMSRIVLEVFSALDGVGLTAAVASTLANEGISCNVVAAYHHDHVFVPQDSAGTALDALRSRQRQAEKEAG, encoded by the coding sequence ATGGACAGTCACATCGTCCGCGAACGCACCGCGATGATCGCTTCGATGAAGCCCGTACTGGACGCCGGCCCCTACTTCTTCTGCTCGACCACGGACCGCGCAATAATCTCTTCGTGTGCGGATAAAGCATTGATGGTCTTCGTCGAGAGCGAGGGTGTGCCATTGATCCTGACATCGCCGGACGCTGAGGCGCATGGGTTCAATACCGATCTGCCCATGAGCAGGATCGTGCTCGAGGTTTTCTCGGCCCTCGACGGCGTCGGGCTGACCGCAGCGGTAGCATCAACGCTCGCGAACGAAGGCATCTCCTGCAACGTCGTGGCGGCATACCATCACGACCATGTCTTCGTGCCTCAAGACAGCGCGGGAACGGCGCTCGATGCATTGAGGTCCAGGCAGCGGCAGGCGGAGAAGGAAGCCGGTTAG